Part of the Cryptosporangium arvum DSM 44712 genome, CCGACGACCGAGCCGACCACGCCGGTCGATCCGGTCACCACGGCCTTCCGCCTGACCACGGGCGGCGGCCGGACCGTCACCGCCGGGACGACGATCTCGATCGCCGGCAAGCTCACCAACTCGGCGACCGGCGCCGCGCTGGCCGGGGCCTACGCCGAGTTCTGCGTCCGGATCGCGCCCGCGACCGGCTTCGTCTGCACCGCCGCGACCACCGGCGCCGACGGCACGGTGCGGGTCAGCGGCATCGCCACCGCCAACACCTGGATCTACCTGACCTACCCCGGCGACGGCCAGACCGCGGCGTCGCGCACGGCGACGGCGGCCTACCCGGTGGCGGCGCGGGTCGGGCTGCGTGCGGGAACGAAGTCGGTGACCGCTACCGTCACCCCGGCCCGCAGCCAGCTGGTCAAGCTCGACCGCTGGACCGGGAAGACCTGGGCGCTGGTGACCGGCAAGACCGTCACCGGGGCCGGCACGGCGTCGTTCACCAAGCTCAAGGCCGGCACCTACCGGGTGCGGGTCGGGGCGACCTCGTCCACGATCGCGTCGGTCAGCGGAACTCTGAAGGTCAAGTAGTCACCGTCGGAGCCCGCCCAGGGCGACACAGCGTCGTCCTGGGCGGGCCGCCTGTCAGACCGTTCCGTGCTCGGCTCGGATCACGTGCATCACCGCGTTGATGAGCGCGAGGTGCGTGAACGCCTGCGGGAAGTTGCCCAGGTGCCGGCCCGAGTACGGGTCGAGCTCCTCGGCGTAGAGGCCCAGCGGGCTGGCGAACGACAACAACTTGCCGCACAGCTGACGAGCCCGGTCCAGCTCCCCGATCTCGGCCAGCGCCGAGACCAGCCAGAACGAGCAGATCGCGAACGTGCCCTCCTCGCCGCGCAGCCCGTCGTCGGTCTCGTCGACCTTGTAACGCAGGACGAGCCCTTCGACGGTGAGCTCGTCGGCGATCGCCAGCACGGTCGCCTTGATCCGCGGGTCGTCCGGCGGCAGGAAACGCACGAGTGGCAGCAGCAGCGCCGACGCGTCGAGCGCCTCGGTGTCGTAGTGCTGGGTGAACACCCCGCGCGTGTCGGTGCCCTTCTCGCAGACGTCGGCGTGGATCACGTCGGCGATGCGCTGCCACTGGTCGGCCAGCTCGTAGTCCTGACGCAGCCGGGCCAGCCGGGCGCCCCGGTCGACCGCCACCCAGCACATCACCACCGAGGAGGTGAAGTGCTTGGGCTCGCCGCGCACCTCCCAGATGCCGCGGTCGGGTTCGTTCCAGTGCTCGATCGCCTTCTCCACCTGGCGCCGCATGATCTTCCAGGTGCGGTCGTCCAGGCGGTCCCGCGAGCGGGTGTGCAGGTACATCGAGTCGAGGACCGCGCCCCAGACGTCGTGCTGCTCCTGGTCGAAGGCGCCGTTGCCGATCCGGACCGGCCGGGCACCGTCGTACCCGGAGAGGTGGTCGAGCACCTTCTCGGTCAGCACCCGCTCACCGTCCACGCCGTACATGACCTGCAGATCACCCTGGGACGCGACGTCGGCGACGAAGTTGAAGAAGTCGTCGGCCTCCCAGTCGAAGCCCAGCGTGTACAGGCCCCAGAGCGCGAACGTCGAGTCGCGGATCCAGCTGTAGCGGTAGTCCCAGTTGCGCTCGCCCTGCGGCGTCTCCGGCAGCGACGTCGTGGCCGCGGCCACCAGCGCGCCGCTGGCCGCGTAGGTGAGGCCCTTGAGCGTCAGCGCGCTGCGCTGCAGGTGCCCGCGCCACGGGTGGTCGGGGAACGAGCCCCGGGCCAGCCAGTGCTGCCAGTGGTGCGCGGTCCAGGTCTGGCGGGCGTTGGCGTCCTCCACCGTGTACGGCGGTTCGACGCTCGCCCAGGAGAGCACCGCGTAGCGCTGGTCGCCTTCCTTGAGCAGCGTGCGCGACGTGGCGCGGCCGCCCTCGAAGCCGATCCGCATGTCGGTGGTCAGCCGCAGCTTCGGCCCGCTGTCCTCACCGTTGGCGCTGGTGGCCAGCCCCTGGTGGTAGCCGCGGTCGGTGTAGGACCAGCGGGCCTGGTGCTGCCCGTAGTCGAACATCGGCTCGCAGTCCATCACGACCTGGACCTCGCCCTTCACGCACCGCACGGTACGCAGCAGCATGTGCTGGGCGTCGTAGTCGGTGGGGGCGCGCCGCTGGGTGGGCGAGAACGCCTCGTTGTGGTGCCACGGGCCGATCAACAGCGTGTCGCGGACGATCAGCCAGCCGCCGGAGGACTCCCAGGACGTCTCCAGCACCATCGTGCCGGGCAGGTACCGGCGGTCGACCGGAACCATGTTGTCGGCCGGGCCGAGGCGGAAGCCGCCGGCGTCGCGGTCGAGGGCAGCGCCGAACACGCTCGGTGAGTCCAGGCGGGGCAGGCAGAGCCACTCCACGTTGCCGCTCGGCGCCACCAGCGCCAGCACTTCGCAGTCGGAGAGGAAGCCGTAATCCGCGATCGGCGGGAACGGCGACCGGGACGCGAGCGTATCGGCCGAGACCGGAACGCGGATGCGGTCGAAACCGCCGCCGCTGATCATCGGACGATCACCCGGTGTACCCGGGCCGCGGACCGCCGCGGCGATCCGCTGGGCGCAGAAGACGTCATCGGCGCCGCACCTCCTCTTTGTCCGGCCGACCAGCGGCCATACGCTCTTTCCGGCGGGAGCCCTGTCCCCCACGTTGCGCACCGCTCATGACGGTGTCGTCTCGCCGCCGTGACCAGTGTGTAGCACCTCCGCGGGCCCGCGGACCAATCGCGAGTCAGCCGCGGTTCGCACGCCCGCCACCGCGCGTTCATCGCCAGGTTCCTACCCGTTTCCGCTCTCGAACACGGTACGTACGGACGGTTTCTGAATCCATCCGGCTCCTCGTTCGACGCCAAGTCTCCAACGTCCCGGTTGTGGCCGTGTCACCCGGGGGTGGTTACACACAGTCCTGAACGGACCGGACGGGGTCACCGGTTCGACTACGGCGACGGCCCGCACGCGCGGGCGTGCGGGCCGGGAAGGACGTGAGCGTGCGGGGCGGAGGAGCGGTGTCAGGCCGCCAGGGTCTGGATGGCCCACTGCATGCGCAGCACCGCGATCTCGGGGTGCTCCCCGAACTCGGCGGCCAGCCGGGCGGCGCAGCCGTCGGCGCCACCGCAGGTGAGCAGTGCCCCGGCGATGGCCGCGCGGACCTGCTCCGGCGTCGGACGGTCGGAGGGCTGGAGGGCGCTCGCGAAGAGAGCCTCGGCGTCGATGATCGTGCTCATGACCTTCCCCTTCGTGGAGTGGAGCGACCCGGTGTTGATCTCTGGCTCACTCAGGGTGCGCTTCGGGAGCGGTCTCGACGATCGGCCGTTGGACAGTTGATCTGTCTCCTCCCGAACACTTGCGAATACGCCGTTCGGATGAGCCTCGGGTGCAAAACGCGCCGGGGTACCCGGGGAGAACCGTCCGCGCGCTAGAGTGCGCACGAATCAGCTGCTCGCAGCCTCGTCGAGCGCGGAATCACGCGGCGAGACCACCGCCGGCTGCCGGTTCCGCAATGCGTCGGCCACGGCTTTCCCGGCCGCCGGCACTTCCCGGGTCCGGCTCCGCCACAGTCGCTGCAGGCTGCAGCGGTCGCAGGCGGCACCCACCCCGTCGGCGTCGATCCCGACGTGCCGGCAGAGCGCCACGGCCCGGGGCAGGTGGAAGGTCTGCGTCACGAGCAGCGCGCGGCGCACGCCGAACACGTCGCGCGCGCGGACGCACGTGTCGTACGAATCGAGCCCCGACGGGTCGGCCACCACCCTCGCCGCCGGCACCCCGCGCCCGGTCAGGTACCGGGTCATCGCGGTGACCTCGTCGCCGGAGTTCCCGCCGCCGTCCCCCGACACCAGCAGCGCCCGCACCTTCCCGGCGCGGTAGAGCTCCACCGCGGTGTCCAGGCGGTTGGCGAGCATCGGCTTCGGCGTGCCGTTCCGGTCTAGCTCGGTGCCGAACACGATCGCCACCGGCGCGTCCGGCGCTTCGGCCACGGTCGCGACCCGGTGCCCCGACGACGCGCTCCACTCCCACCCCAGGCACGCCACGACCACCAGCGCCCCGGCCGTCACCACGCCGGCGGCCGCCCCCAGGAGCCGGCGACGACGGCGGACACCCGGTGGCCGGGCGTCGCCGGACCGGTCGGCCGACGACACGTCGGAAGCCTCGCTCACGGGCCTAGGGAATCAGCCGGTCGCAACTGGGTACCGTCTCAGCTCGTGAGCGCTCAGAACACTGTCGACGCCGACCTCGCCGCCCTGGCCGCCGCGCACGGCGTGGCCACCGAGTACGTGGGCTCCACCGGCCGCCCGGAGATCGTCACCGCGTCCACCGTGGTGGCCGTCCTGGGCGTGCTCGGGGTGGCCGCCGACACGCCGGAGGCCGTCGCCGCGTCGCTCGCCGAGGCCGAGCTGGCCCCGTGGCGGCGGCTGCTGCCGCCGACCGTCGTGGTGACCGCGGACGCGCCCGCGACCGTCGTGGTGCGCCCACCGGCCGGCCGGCCGATCGCCGTCCGCGTCCTCCGGGAGGACGGCACGTCCGTTCCGGCCACCACGTCCGGCGACGCCGGGCGAGCGCGCACCGTGGACGGCGTGCCGCGCGAGGAGCGCACCGTGACGCTGCCCGCCCTCCCCCCGGGCTGGCATCGCCTGCACGTGTCGGCCGGTGACGGATACGACGAGGCCGTGCTGATCTCGGCGCCGGCGAAGGTGCCGTCGCCGGCCGGGGACGCGCGCGTCTGGGGCTGGATGCTCCAGCTGTACGCGCTGCGCGGCGACGACTCCTGGGGGCTTGGCGACTACGGGGACCTGCGCGAGCTGGTCCGCTGGAGCGGCGCCGAGCTCGGCGCGGGCGCCGTGGTGTGCAACCCGCTGCACGCGCCGTCGCCGGTGCTGCCGCTGGAGAACTCGCCCTACTACCCGTCGAGCCGCCGGTTCCGCAGCCCGCTCTACCTGCGCATCGCCGACACGCCGGAGTACCGCGCCGCGCCGGCGGACGTGCGTGCGGCCGTCGACGCGCTGCGCCCGCACGCCCCGGCCGACCGGATCGCCCGCGACCCGGTCTGGCAGGCCAAACTGGCCGCCCTCGAGCTGCTGTTCCCGGCCCGCCGGGGCGACGCCCTCGCCGCCTACCGCGCCGAGCAGGGCCAGGGCCTGGAGGACTTCGCGACGTTCTGCGCGCTCGCCGAAGAGCACGGCGTGCCGTGGCAGACCTGGCCGGTCGCGCTGCACCACCCCGCCTCCGACGCGGTGGCGGCCGAGCACGCACGGCTCGCGCACCGCGTCGACTTCCACGCCTGGTTGCAGTTCCTCTGCGACGAGCAGCTCGCCGCGGTCGGGGCGGCCGCCGACGCCGCCGGGATGCCGATCGGTGTCGTGCACGATCTCGCGGTCGGCGTCGACCCCGGCGGAGCCGACGCCTGGGGCCTGCAGGACGTGCTGGCGATCGGCGCGTCGGTCGGCGCCCCGCCGGACTCGTTCAACCAGCAGGGACAGAACTGGGGCCTGCCGCCGTGGAACCCGCGGCGGCTGGCCGAAGCCGGGTACGCGCCGTACCGCGACATGCTGCGCGCCGCGTTGCGCTCGGCCGGCGGTGTCCGCATCGACCACGTGCTCGGGCTGTTCCGGCTGTGGTGGGTGCCGGCCGGGCGGTCGGCGGCCGAGGGCACCTACGTGCGGTACGACCCGGACGCGTTCCTCGGTGTGCTCGCGCTCGAGGCGCACCGCGCCGGCGCGGTCGTCGTCGGGGAGGACCTGGGGACGGTCGAGCCGCACGTGGCCGTCGCGCTCGCGGCCCGCGACGTGCTCGGGAGCAACGTGCTCTGGTTCGAGCGCGACGACGCGGACCCGACCCGGGACGCCCCGGGCGAGCTCCCCGACCGCCCCCGGCCGCCGGCCGCGTGGCGCGCCGGCGCGGCGGCGTCGGTGACCACCCACGACCTGCCGACCGCGGCCGGCTTCCTGACCGGCGAACACGTCCGGGTGCGGGCCGAGCTCGGCGTGCTGGGCCGGTCGGTCGAGGAGGAGCAGGCCACCGCGGACACCGAGAAGGCCGCGCT contains:
- a CDS encoding glycoside hydrolase family 15 protein produces the protein MISGGGFDRIRVPVSADTLASRSPFPPIADYGFLSDCEVLALVAPSGNVEWLCLPRLDSPSVFGAALDRDAGGFRLGPADNMVPVDRRYLPGTMVLETSWESSGGWLIVRDTLLIGPWHHNEAFSPTQRRAPTDYDAQHMLLRTVRCVKGEVQVVMDCEPMFDYGQHQARWSYTDRGYHQGLATSANGEDSGPKLRLTTDMRIGFEGGRATSRTLLKEGDQRYAVLSWASVEPPYTVEDANARQTWTAHHWQHWLARGSFPDHPWRGHLQRSALTLKGLTYAASGALVAAATTSLPETPQGERNWDYRYSWIRDSTFALWGLYTLGFDWEADDFFNFVADVASQGDLQVMYGVDGERVLTEKVLDHLSGYDGARPVRIGNGAFDQEQHDVWGAVLDSMYLHTRSRDRLDDRTWKIMRRQVEKAIEHWNEPDRGIWEVRGEPKHFTSSVVMCWVAVDRGARLARLRQDYELADQWQRIADVIHADVCEKGTDTRGVFTQHYDTEALDASALLLPLVRFLPPDDPRIKATVLAIADELTVEGLVLRYKVDETDDGLRGEEGTFAICSFWLVSALAEIGELDRARQLCGKLLSFASPLGLYAEELDPYSGRHLGNFPQAFTHLALINAVMHVIRAEHGTV
- a CDS encoding SanA/YdcF family protein, translating into MSEASDVSSADRSGDARPPGVRRRRRLLGAAAGVVTAGALVVVACLGWEWSASSGHRVATVAEAPDAPVAIVFGTELDRNGTPKPMLANRLDTAVELYRAGKVRALLVSGDGGGNSGDEVTAMTRYLTGRGVPAARVVADPSGLDSYDTCVRARDVFGVRRALLVTQTFHLPRAVALCRHVGIDADGVGAACDRCSLQRLWRSRTREVPAAGKAVADALRNRQPAVVSPRDSALDEAASS
- the malQ gene encoding 4-alpha-glucanotransferase: MSAQNTVDADLAALAAAHGVATEYVGSTGRPEIVTASTVVAVLGVLGVAADTPEAVAASLAEAELAPWRRLLPPTVVVTADAPATVVVRPPAGRPIAVRVLREDGTSVPATTSGDAGRARTVDGVPREERTVTLPALPPGWHRLHVSAGDGYDEAVLISAPAKVPSPAGDARVWGWMLQLYALRGDDSWGLGDYGDLRELVRWSGAELGAGAVVCNPLHAPSPVLPLENSPYYPSSRRFRSPLYLRIADTPEYRAAPADVRAAVDALRPHAPADRIARDPVWQAKLAALELLFPARRGDALAAYRAEQGQGLEDFATFCALAEEHGVPWQTWPVALHHPASDAVAAEHARLAHRVDFHAWLQFLCDEQLAAVGAAADAAGMPIGVVHDLAVGVDPGGADAWGLQDVLAIGASVGAPPDSFNQQGQNWGLPPWNPRRLAEAGYAPYRDMLRAALRSAGGVRIDHVLGLFRLWWVPAGRSAAEGTYVRYDPDAFLGVLALEAHRAGAVVVGEDLGTVEPHVAVALAARDVLGSNVLWFERDDADPTRDAPGELPDRPRPPAAWRAGAAASVTTHDLPTAAGFLTGEHVRVRAELGVLGRSVEEEQATADTEKAALIGLLRSEGIIGPDASDQEIALGLHAVLARTPCRLVLAAPGDAIGDVRQPNLPGTMDEYPNWRLPLAVPDAAGGHRPVSLEEFMASDRVRQLASVLNAVR